Below is a genomic region from Candidatus Obscuribacterales bacterium.
AAGGATTCCGCCAGGTTTAATCCATTGCAGGAGTTAAATAAGGCAAACTGTAGGCCATGCTGCTTGGCGATCGCCAAAGGAGCTTTCATTTCAGCAATCCGCAGATACCCATGGGGCGCAATGCCTAACTCGCCGCCCATGCTAGTTTTTTCATTGCTGTGCCCCGCAAAAAACAGAGCATCCCAGCCCTTGCTATCCATCAAGGCTGTTTGAATCGCCTCTTTAACTTGGGAAACCGATTTACCCGGTTCCCAGCCGATAAACACCACCTCTGCCAAGGTACGCAGGGCAGCGATCGCTGCTTTCTCGCGCTGAAAGTTTAGGCCACGGTCATCCCCCAGGATCATCAAGATCCGAGGACGGCGACGCTTAGGGGCGATCGCTGGCGTGGCAGATTGAATAGTAAAGGGGGCGCGGGCTAGGCGCAGGTGGGCAGCAATGCCGCTGTCTGCTCCTAGTTCCCAGGTTTCCCAGGGTAACCGGGCTAGATCGAGGGGATGGCAGGTGATCAGCAGATCGACGATCGCGTTCTGCTTCTCAGCAGCATGGGCGGCTCTCAATACTTCTTGGCGAATGGTGTGCAGGGCAGGACTATGGAGCCAACGATGCAGTTCGAGCTGTAGCCGCTGTTGAACGTCTGCCAGGTCTGCCTGCCAATCTGTGGCGGTGGAGGTACCCGCTCCCTTGGTAATCAAGCGGCCGCGCAGGGCATCATCAGGCAACGGTTGCTCCGGTTCATCCTGCAGGTCAGCCTTAGATAAGCTGCGGTAGAAGTTCAGATAGGCGCGTTGCCAATCCCAATAGAGGCGCATCAGATCCGGCGGCATCGGCTGTTGGGCATGGAGGCGTTGCCCGACCCCCCAGGTGAGCTGAAAGGTACAGGTAGCATCCACCTGCTGAACGGTGAGTTGGAAAAGGAGGGGGAAATCACGCATGGGGCTGAGTTAGTTCACGGCATGAACGCGATGGGAGGTAAGGAAAGATGAATACCGCTGGGCGATCGCACGCTAATCAAAAATTGCTCCTGCTGCACGCCGGCCACCTGGGCATAGAGGAAGGTGCTGCTAGCATCCTGCAGGGTGGTTTCGGTGAGCAGGCTTTGGTCATCATGGATTTGCAGGCAGGTGTCCAAGGGCATGAGGGAATCGGGCTGAGGACTGAGAATCACCAATAGGTTCCAGTCTGAGTCGTTACTGACGGTGGGTAGATCCCAGATGACAATGTAGAGCCGCAGGGAGGCGTCATCAACGCGAAAGTCGTAGGCGGCGGAACGGGCGGTGGTGGGAATGGTGACGTCGCGATGGCGGGTCAGATCGCTGAGGATGCCGTCTAATTGCTCGATGGGCGATCGCAGGGAGCGCAGGGCGGGACTGTAGGAAAAGGAGGGGAGTAAGATCCAGGCAAGATCCTGGGCTACCTGATCCAGTTGGTCGCGGAACCACTGGGCGGCATTGATGGCAGGACGGGCGCGGGCGGCAGTTAGGTCTGGAGCAGCAGCCAGAGGCGCGGCCGCAGGGGCGATCGCTCCCAGGGTGCCAAAGTCAGTTTGCAGCAGCAAGCGATCGGGGTCTAGGTCAAACCAATTTACAGGCAAGCTGTAGATATCGTGGACGTTCGGCTCTAGTCCTGCCGTTTGAATAGCCTGCATCAGGGCAGCTCGGGGTAGAAAGCCGCGCACCTGCACCTGGTCAAGCTCCTCCAAAACCTCGACCAGGATATACAGCGATGCGGACGTCGTTTCTACCCAAGGTCTGGGTAG
It encodes:
- a CDS encoding DUF1822 family protein — protein: MTYLTLNYDDRLGERFLQPDAIALSDEAIAWSATHSQAVNPSDDWGTYLHLLAWIGVREWLQRRSPRLALPAWDPATLPSYPPTLQIGEAIAQLVAIACLEDGTVELPRPWVETTSASLYILVEVLEELDQVQVRGFLPRAALMQAIQTAGLEPNVHDIYSLPVNWFDLDPDRLLLQTDFGTLGAIAPAAAPLAAAPDLTAARARPAINAAQWFRDQLDQVAQDLAWILLPSFSYSPALRSLRSPIEQLDGILSDLTRHRDVTIPTTARSAAYDFRVDDASLRLYIVIWDLPTVSNDSDWNLLVILSPQPDSLMPLDTCLQIHDDQSLLTETTLQDASSTFLYAQVAGVQQEQFLISVRSPSGIHLSLPPIAFMP
- a CDS encoding CHAT domain-containing protein, which encodes MRDFPLLFQLTVQQVDATCTFQLTWGVGQRLHAQQPMPPDLMRLYWDWQRAYLNFYRSLSKADLQDEPEQPLPDDALRGRLITKGAGTSTATDWQADLADVQQRLQLELHRWLHSPALHTIRQEVLRAAHAAEKQNAIVDLLITCHPLDLARLPWETWELGADSGIAAHLRLARAPFTIQSATPAIAPKRRRPRILMILGDDRGLNFQREKAAIAALRTLAEVVFIGWEPGKSVSQVKEAIQTALMDSKGWDALFFAGHSNEKTSMGGELGIAPHGYLRIAEMKAPLAIAKQHGLQFALFNSCNGLNLAESLIDLGLSQVVIMREPIHNSVAEAFIVRFAQALAQHKDVQECLQDACHALKIQKALTYPAADLVPSLFRYPHTQLFRIPPTGWREWLAALTPNRWEAIALLMLLILTWQLPVQKWLIERRVLLQAFYQDLPWQPTP